GAGCTGATCGCCGAGCATCCACCCGGGGCGGTCGCCATCGAGCGCATCCTGTTCTCGGTCAACGTGCGCACCGCCATCGGGGTGGCCCAGGCCGCCGGCATCGTGATGGTCGAGGCCATCGCGGCGGGCGCCGAGGTCACCGAGTACTCCCCGAACGAGATCAAGCAGGCCGTCACCGGCGACGGCGCCGCCGACAAGACCCAGATCGAGACCATGGTCCAACGACTCCTCCAGATCGACCGGCCCATCCGCCCCGTCGACGCCGCCGACGCCGCGGCCATCGCCCTGTGCCACGTGGCCCGGGCCCCCATGCTGGCCCGCA
This region of Acidimicrobiales bacterium genomic DNA includes:
- a CDS encoding crossover junction endodeoxyribonuclease RuvC, yielding ELIAEHPPGAVAIERILFSVNVRTAIGVAQAAGIVMVEAIAAGAEVTEYSPNEIKQAVTGDGAADKTQIETMVQRLLQIDRPIRPVDAADAAAIALCHVARAPMLARIAAAGGLR